The stretch of DNA CTGAAAATTACCTAGGATCATATGTGGTTTGCTCAAAATATTTCTGTTTTCCGTTCACTTATATATCTATAATTGCACAGCATTGCATGCACTTTCCAAATTCagtatttatgttattattggtGTTCTTACTTATTTATGTTGGTCAGGTCAATACTTTATTGCATTTGCTTGATATTGACAACTGAATGAGAGGCCCTATGCATGGACAGTACCCAGAGCTGGAACAGTACTCGAATCAGTCCAAAAGTTCTATGGGACCTATCTCGATGCATAATGCTGCAGATAAATAGATTACCGAGTTTCGCAATCAAAATAATAACCCAGAAAGCTGGGCAAATTCTTTCGAGCAGCAATATGGAAATGGTTGGGCCTCTGAGTTTGAACAGGTCAGAATCTTTAGCATGCTTGTTTAGGATTTCTTGCATTGCTTGTTTAGGATTTCTGCAAGTATCAATTCTGAAAGATGCTTTTTTGTGTGTGCAGGGATCTTTTTATCCACTACATAATGAGATCTTTTTAAGGCTCGCAGTGCTGTATGATAGGCTATATCCTATTATCCACTACATATGAACACACTGCTGGCAACTCTTGCGCATCTCATCCAAGACGTTTCTGGTTACCAGCTAAGAATTATGGTcacatgcattttttttaaatatgcaTTGACCACAAGCGCCAAATGATCCATGGAGCACATAGCATCTATTGATCACATAAAGCCTTCCATTTTCTTATGATAGATTAACCATCAAGCGCCGGTCGTTTGTAACTCTGGGGAATTCACAGCATACCACTCCACTGTATTTTAGGATCCATCAGGAATTTGATTAGACCTTCCATTATAGGGTACTGTATAAATGGTTCTCTTATCGTACTATGGGCCAGCAGCTGCCAAGTTGTGTTGCTTCTGCAAACATTCTCTTTGGGGGgtctttggggggggggggggggggggggggggggttgggggCACAAACCTGCTCCTTTTCCAATGTTTTTTATCCTGTGATCTGCAATGATTATGAAACTGTTGTTCTGTCTCTAAATTCCAGCTTGGCAATGAGAAGCTGAAGCTGAAACTAGAGGAGAGTTTAGAGCACCAGATGAAGCTTATGACCTCATCTGCAGCCTACATGCCTCATCCAACCCTGATGCCAGCCTCCTTCCCACAGGCTCCGTTAGAACCGTTCCATCCCCAGGTGCAAGCTGCACTGCTGCAGGGCAGAAGCTGATGACGCCCTTTGTTGGCTACCCGGGATACTCAATGTGGCAGTTCATGCCACCTTCTGAAGTCGACACTTGGAAAGACAGTGAAGTGTGCCCTCATGTCGCTTAATCGCTTCGAGCGACTGGTTGCACTCGCAGCGTATGTGAATTAATCGCAACTGAAGCCCCTGAAATAAAAAGTATATATTTATAattgagttaaatacaccagcggccctcgaacttgtccccaggtgccacttaggtccacgaactcgcaaaatcgaaatctggctccctgaacttgttaagttgtgccacttaggtccatacccTTTCAAaaggcatgaatatatgcaaaaaagccCTTGAGTTTTATCGTCTTCTATCTTCACATCCTTGAGGGATAGAAGGCCGGCCCCCATGGCGCTCGCGACCGGCGCCCTCTCTGCTCCCTCTCCGCGCGGAGGCACGACGCGGGCCGGCCGTCGGcactcctccccttccctcgccggcgctcccTCACTCATCGCCGGGGCcggtcctccccctccctcgccggcgactAGATCGGGGCGCCGCCGACCCtctgccccctccctccctcagccccctccctccctctccgcccaCCCTCGGCGGCGGTCGGGGCCTGCACGGCTGggctgcgcggcggccggcgaggcaggggcgcgagcggcggcggccggcgagcgggacCGCGGCgaacgcgcggcgcggcggcggccctgcaggTTGGCGGCGAAGGCGCGGCACGGCAGTGGCTCTGCGGGATGGCGGTGAGTGTgcggcgcggtggccggcgagcgGGACCGCAGGAAACGCGCGGAGCGACGGCGGCCCTGCAGAAtggcggcgcggtgcggcgggGCCCTGCGGGACGACGACGAGTGTGCAGCGCGAGGGCCGCGCACGACCTTCCCGGCCCCCTCGCCTCGAGCTCCACCTCGAGGGACACGGCGGCGGTCGGGACCTGCACGCGGCGCGGCCGTGGCCTGCGCGCAggcgggcggagcgggcggcaTGCAGCCGGAGCGGCATGCGTGGGAGCACGGAGGAGCAGGAGGGCGGACGGATCCGGAGGCGCCACGGCCGCGCCCCCTCTCTGCTCCCTCCGCCGGTGACCGGAGCTCGGCGCGCGTGAGTGCGGGTGGGCCTGCGCGAGCTCGGCTGCTGGCGGTGGGGCAgctgcggcgggcggaggccacACGACGCGCGGCGTGttgccctcctcctccggcgcgcgTCCATGGcagagcggcgcggcgcgcgggaggcCGGTCGGCTGCGGGCGCTCGCCGGCAGCAGGCTGGGCGCAGGCAGGGCCCTGGCCCCAGCCTCCCGCGGTggctgctcggcggcggcgtggctgtaGGGCAGGTGATGGGGTGGCGCCGCTCTGGACGTCGGGGCGGGAGTGGTTGCCGGCGGTAGGAGCAGCGTGGCGGATTGAGAAAGAGGTGAAAGAGATGAGGAGGATCTACATATAGAAGATGATAAAATTCAAGggcttttttgcatatattcatgccacgTGGCGCCACATCAAGtggtatggacctaagtggcacaacttaacaagttcagggtgccagatttcgattttgcaagttcgtggacctaagtggcacctcgggacaagttcgaggaccgctggtgtatttaactctttaTAATTTTACATAATCAAATAGCCGTCCATTCAACAATAGAAAGACTTTCAATTAAAAAGAAGGCTTCTGTTCTACTTCCTGTGATACATGGGTAAAACACATCCATGTGGTTTAATGGTTTTCAGCAATATATCGCTCATCTTGATCTCAGATCCGCGTGtcttttgtttcaaaataaatataGCTATGCCatcataatttaaatttaacGGCTGGTTTgagaactacaactttttaaGAGAGATCTCCTCTGTTTTCCCCATCTACAGTACCAAGAGGGCGAGCCGAGAGCGATTCGCTTTCCGGCGTCGCATCCGCCGAGTCCTCCCGGCCTCCGGCGACCTCATCGGCGTCGGAGGGTGGGGGGACTTGTGGATTGGACGTCCGGTGTATATACCCTTCTCTACTAGGCTTGGGGTAGGtagtttagggttagggttggaCATGCCGCCGGTGCGGTGTGGTCCTACCTTCTTGGGCTGCTGTGGCTCCGACGTGCGACGACGGCGTGGATGCGGTGAAGCCAGATCGAGTATCGGCGCGGACTTCTTTGTCTTCTATGGCGGCTTCCCTGTCTCGGCGGGTGACGGCGGCAGCAGGTTCTTTCCCGGCAGTGGCCGCAAGGTGGAGGAGGCGCTGCTTCTGCGGAATAAGTTCCTCCGGCCCCCTCTCCACTTCGTCGTCTTTTGCTCCGGGACCGGCGACGGGTTTGTGAGGTTGGGGGGCATCGGATTTGGGATCCGTGTGGATGCTCCTCTTCTGGTTGCCTCTTGGTTTGGGATCTTCTGCTGGTCCATGGTGGTGATCCTGGGGCTGGGTTTTTCTTCCTCGTTGGTTGGTTTGCTTGGTGCTTTTCTTTGCTTGCTGTTGCTTCTCGATTCGGCTGGGCAAGTGGAGGTGAGCGGATGGGACAGTTCGATGATCCCAACGGCTGATGCGTGGTTACGGGAGATGTGCTGCAGCTTACGTTTGTTTGGTGTCGGATTTTTTGATCTGGAGTGAACCGTGCAGCATTGGGCCGGTCAGCCAATGACTCGCCGCACCGCACGCCTCGGCCAAATTGGGCCCGCTGTCCTCGCTTCCGCGATAGTACCGAGCCTTTTGTCGGCGGGGTACGGAAATGGAGAGTCGGTCCAGCGGGCACCGGATGCACGCGTTGCTGTCGCCGTGGGTTTGTTGAGGAAGCACGTCAACCGTCCATCAGTTCCACAATCCGCGTGAGCCCGCATCCGACGGATCTCCGTTCACCATTAGTCGGCATGTGGAAACTGTAGCCGAGTCCTTTGCCGTGCCCGCCTCGTCTCCTTTACGGGTGCGTCTTCCTTCCCCAACCTTTCCCCAATCCATGATAAAAAAGGGTTTTTTTTTCTACTGGATACTCCGAAAATACTGTTTTGTACACTGCACACTCTACTTGTTGAAATAGTCTGCAGACCACCGTGAGTTGTAAATTTTGTACGCTGCACATTGGTCCTATTAAACTACTCATTTGCAATCTGAAAGGTGAGAGAAGATGCCCTAAAAATACTAAAATACCCCTGGCTGTCTAAAAGAGCATTCCGACTTGTTGAAATAGTCTTGCCCGAGGCACTCGCACCCACCACAGGATCGGAGACCAGCCAACTTTTATGATTCGTTGCTGATGCAGCACGCGCACGTCACACACTGAGACTAGCACGATCCAAGACGCACGGGAAGGAGACGCGCGAACACAAAGCTCCTTTTTGCAGCTTCGCGGCACGCACCCACCAGCGGCGAGGAAGCAACCAGGCTGGGAAGTGGAAACTTTGGCAGAGAAAGGAAAGGCAATTACAGAGAGGCTAGACTCTTCGGAGGACATTTCGCTTGAGGAAACGTACATTCGATCGCGGACGCAAGCACGCTGCCTGCTATTTACACGCACGCGCCGGCCGGAAGAAGCGGAGGAAGGAAGCTGACAACATTTGAACGACCAAGGTGGGGGTGGGATCGCCCGATTGCGAAGGGGAAGACGTCACTCCGCCGCAACGACCGCCGCCGACGGCCTCAGGCGGAGGCTTGGGCTCCGCGGCTGCCGCAGCATCTCGATCACTGATTCCGCCTGATGAAATTGGAAAACGGATTAGTTTGGCCATCTCGATCATGAGGACGGGGATGCCGccctcctcgacggcggcggcgcggccctcgCTGGAGCCCACGAGGGAGTGGAGCACGTACGCGGCCTTGTCCACCATGCCGGACTCCGGGTTGGCCATGAGGTCGAGCAGCGGCCGCATGGCGCCGGCCTCGACGATGCGCCCCCGGTTCTCACGCGCCTCGCCGCAGAGCGCGTAgagcgcggtggcggcgtcctTCCTCCAGCACGCACTGCCGGCCTCGAGGAGCAGGCGCAGGCGGACGACAATGCGGTCGCGGCCTCCTTGTGGTATTGTCGCGGACTGGTGGGCGGAGGGGTCGCGGACTCGCGGGAGTAGGGCCGGAGGCTCcgtgcgacggcggcgaggtcgcggcCTCCTCACGGATGGACGGGCGGGCGGCCGTGGGCGGCGCAGTTGCAGCCTACTCGCGGGCGAACGGGCGGCCGTGGGCGACGCGGTcgcgggcggacggcggcgcagtCGCGGGCGGTGCCGTCGCGGACGCGCGCAGACTCCGTGCGAAGGCCGGCGCCGTGGCAGACGCGCGCagaggccggccgccggcgccgtggcagAAGGGCGGCAGCGAACGCGTGCATGCGAATGGATAAGGCCTCCAAGGAGTCCCAAAGGAGGAGCTAACTGAGTCATTGAAGCCAGGGGCATTTTAGTATTTTTAGGTCTCATTCTCTCACCTCCAAAATTGCAAATGAGTTGTTTAATGGATCCAATGTGTAGCGTACAAAATTTATGACTCAAGCTGTCCTACaggtaaaaaaaaaacctttaaAAACCCTTTCCCCAATCCTAGGGATTCCATCTAGGGTTACCTATTTCCCTCTACCACAATCGCGCCGATCCTTCGcccctcatcctcatcctcctccacaATCCACACCACCACAGCGCGTCAGCCATGGATCCGGCGAAAGGCGTCATGGTGATGAGGAGTGTCCTGTGGCGTTTGAACCAACTCGCCGACGCCCCGGGGCCGATGTGGGAAAGCATCTATTGTTCTAGGAAGGTGGCCTACGGATGCGGGAGGCACGGCCAGAAGGTTGTGGAAGGCATCACGCTTTTCCGGAGCCTCCCCGACCACCAGGATGTCACCTCCTCGATGACCATCCGCCTGAGCGCCGAGGCCATCGGAATCGTCAAAGCGGATCTCGGCCTCGGCTCCCGCAGCGCGCTCCAGCCCCAGGGCTTCGTCCAGGCCGCCAGCGAgggcctcctcgtcctcgccgtcAACTTCAGCGTCCATAACCCCAGCAATCGCGGGTACTACCTCGTCTACGACTCCACCGACGCGTCGCTCTACATGACCCCCTGCCTGCCGACTCGCCTCGTGTGCTCCTACACCCCGGCGCCCGTCCCCCGGCGCATCGACGGCGGCGGATCCGAGCCCCAGCTGGTCCTCCTGGCGCATCCGTACCGGTCCTGTCACCCCGACGACGAGGACTTGCTCTGCCTGTGCACTCCGGCGGCGCGGTCGCCGGGCATCACCGACCGGCTGTGGGATATAAAGGCGCTGTGCTTCCCTCATCTTCATCTTCCTGGCTCCTTCAACGTGCAGGTGACGTTCTCGTTCCAAGGCAAGGTCTTCTGGGCCGATCTCTCGCGAGGCCTCGCGTACTGCGAACTGCGGGCTGCTACAAACTCCGCCGTGCAGTTTGACTTCATCAACTTGCCCTATGGGTATGAGATTCATCTTGATGACTTGCCTGAGGATGGCTCGATGGAGCCGCCCGAGATGGACCGTACCATTGGCTGCATTGGGGGCTGCATCAAATTCATCTGCATTGACCGACCCCGGGGACGTTCTGGCAATTGGATGTTGAGGTTTTGGACTCTTGACCTGGGTCGCAAGAAGTGGCAAGCCGAGGAAGGTTTACTCTGGAAAGAGCTCTGGGAGCAAATCGACTTCATGGGCAGCGCAAGGTTGTGGGATGTGGAGCCCCGGTACCCGGTGCTGATGCCGGATGATACCCTCTGCCTCGTGCTGGAAGACATGCGCCACAGGAGAGTGTGGTCTCCTGTGGACAGTGTGGAGGTTGATCGCATCTGCCGCTTTGACATTTTCAGCAAGACCCCCGTGTGGCATGGAAAAGTTGGCCACTACTCCATATGGCCTGTTATGTTACCTGGCGATTTCTTCACCAAGTGCTATCCTCCTTCTGATCCACGCAAGAGCCAGCTGCTAGGACGCAAGCGGAAGCTGCAAAGCATCGTGGCAAGCGGAAGCTGCAAAGCATCGTGAGGCAGACGCCGAGGTCGTTCAGTACTGCGTTCTCATGTTGTCATAGCTGCACTATACTGAATTTTGTGCATTATTTTTCTTGTCTTTATTGTTGTCATACACACCAGCTATCATGTGAAATGTTCCTAGCTACTTATTGAACTTGTTCATTATTAACTGTTGTCTTGATTTTCTGTTACACTCTAGCCAAAATAGCATTTATACTTTTATAGCACAACCATAGGCCGGTTTAACTTATACATTCTTTTATTTAGCAGTGAGGATGAATTGAAGTCAAGGGGGGGCATGCTGAAAGGTACCAAGCCAAGGGTTGTGCACCTTCTTCTACTGTATCTGGTGCCATCTGTATTCTTTTGGAGAGGCTGCTTACTTGTTGGGGATTATGTTTCCAGTGCCAAAGCATAGTTCGGGGCACTGAAACCCTGCTGCCATCAGTGCTTATGACTTTGTCCTTAAATTTATCGTAGCCTATTTATGCTTGTTTCTGAACCTCATGTGGTTGTGAGACATGACTTTACCTGCTTGAGTCCTGGTCTATTGAAACCATATCTATGTCTATGTGCCTGGCCTGATTATTTTCTCATCCATCCTCTGCTCTCGTGTGTTATTTGTTCGGGGTGTTTAGGTCCTTTAGGATAGGAGAAGCTTGAACATTTTCTTTTAGTGTTTGTTCAGTTAATCCATTCCCTATGGATATTGGGGAGGAATTGGACGGGGACGGGTTTATCAAATGGTCGATACTTGCACCATTTAGAAAAGGGTTCTAGTTACGAAATGTTTCTTTGCTTCTTTTCCGGCTTTGGGTTCTCCTGATAGGCTGGGTCGGCAGCACCATCCCAAATTGATTATTTAGCAAGTCGTTGATGATTTAGATACAGCAACATATGTTGTTGCAGGATAGAGCCTCCATTTGTTCTCtacttgtttctttttttttttgatgaaacatTTGTTCTCTACTTGTTGCGGGGCTTCTTGTAGAGGTGCTATCTACTCTGTACGTTCGATTGCCTGTATTCCAGGCTATATGGCAATGGGTGCCTTGCTGCATTGGCTATTCTTTGATGACTTGTAATCGTTTTCAGCGGACGTTGTTTGCCTTTTGCCTTAGCGTGTCATGTTTTCTGCTCATAAGTGGGGTGGAAAATCTGACCCCCTAGCATAAACCTTTTCTTCCTTTCAATCAAACTATGCGCTACTGCGTGGCTCATTGTTTCGGTAGCATAAGCGGGTTGTTCAATAGCAGTTTTAAATTTCGGATGCTATACTTGTCGTTATCCAAATGTTTAAAACTTCTTTTGTTAGTCCAAATCTTTTGTAGCAATTTTTTTACGGGGAAATCTCCTTGTTCCAATACTCAGTCTCTCTGTTTCAATACTATTTTAAATTCATTATGCATCTATGTTTAAAATCAGTGGCATATAGCTAACAGGGTGGCCGACCCACCCTAATTTTGGAGCCAAGGTGAACGTATAAAAGTTATTCATCTAACAATATAGTATCTACGCAGATTTCAGGCTGCTTTATTGATTTTAAGATGTTTGAAATTGTAATTACTATACTATGAAGTATCTTTGATGAGTTTTATATTTGTATAGTATAATATATTCATCATGATGAAAACTTTATGTTAAAGTTGGACCTCACTAACCCAAAATCATAGATACGCCCGTCTAGAACGACACATAGTTTAGAATAGAGGGCTTCAAACGTATTCCCAcgttttttcttattttctaaTGTTGCACTTTtacatttctatttttttacaaTCATTAGTGATTAGTCCATGCTAACACTACGGCAAAATTTGCTAATGTTGCACTTTTACATTTCTATTTTTAGCTACGGCAAAATTTGATAATACAAGTAGAACTACTAGAAAATAATGTATATTTAGAAAATAACGTATATTTCTTGAAGTTCACAAAATGTGAAATATCATATTTTATGTCAAGCTAACATTACATTTCTTCTATATTCTTTAAGTTTACACGCCTTCACTCCTCCCACGTGAGGAAAATACGTTTAATTATTGGCCGGTCCATCCAAACATAGATCAGGCTCACAGCCATCTGGACTTTAATTTACATCCATCCAAGCCATGTTGTTGCGACCTGCAACTGGCTAGTTAGACACAACACAACACCAACACCACCTTTCCTCTGATGATAGTGAGCTTGATATTATAGTGCTTAGTGACAAGCAATAGCGCGCAAAAACAACAGGAACCACAAACACCTTTGACAGTGGAAGGCATCAGGAGAATACGCATGCAGCAAAGGCGACAAACTTGTTGTGTAATTCTTTTTTCACTAGTAAGGGTGCCCGTGCTAATGTTAGGGTGCATTTCAAAAGTACAAAAAAAACAACATTTACAAGTTTACAGCAATATTTTGTAATGCAAATCAAACAACCAAATGATAGCATATTTTATATAGTAATCAAGCATATAATGAAAAAGTTTAAGACCCGCACAAGAAAAAAAGAACAAGATAGCTATAAATGTTATTTCATTGATTCAGATGGTTATCCCCATTAATAGGGAGTTAGTCATACAAATACATTTGCTTTCGCATGATGAAGCCAAAGGATCAAGCTCACTACAGCACGCGATTGCATCATATTTAACTTGTTATCTGTATTCTGTGAAGATCTCAGTAATTGAAAAGATTTTATGCTTGCCACTTGTCAGCAAGCATCTCTGATGCAGCATCCTTAGAAGTCACACATCATATTTAACTTGTTATCTGTATTCTGCGGATCTGCTAATTGGTTTGGGGAAGGGAATAGAAGAAAGAGGAAGAATAGAAGATGCTGGAGGGCACACGGACGCCGAGCCAAGCATGGCAAGAGGCGACCTCGTCGAGGAGTGCTTCCATCTCGCGTGATTTGTTTCATCTTTGCGGCCAGCGGCCTCGCGGAGGACGAGGAGtgccttgattttttttctttccgcaCTTTTAGCTGTCTCTTTTGTTGGCGGGTTTTCGGGTAAACCCGCAGACCACTCTAACCCGCGTAGGTGTGATACGACGGTTTCCCCTGAGTAAGGTGCGGGCCAGTCTCTGGTTTTTACGAACCAATGAACAGGGCGAAGTAAAATTTACAAAGACTCTTGTGGATGCTCTTACTCAGCATCTGGAGACCGAAGCCGAGTCCTTTGCCGTGCCCGTCTCGTCACCTTAGTGCGTCTTCCTTCCCCCACCTTTCCCCGATCCTAGGGATTCCATCTAGAGTTACAAAACGATTGATGGTTGCATAGAGGTCCAAgcctatttcttttcctttcttaatTCGACAGGCGAAGTTTTTGCTGCGTTTTTTTTGCTTTTCGTACGTGATTTGCTTTGAGGAACGATGCAGCTAGCAGTTCATGAACGAGGTTTTCCGATTTCATCCTGCTAATTTCTCTTGAGCCAATGTGCAATATATATAGCTCCGATCCCGTCCTGCGGTCCCCGGTTGTCTTGGTCGGTTGTTCCCCAATCCTAGGGATTCCATCTAGGAGCACCTCAATTGCGCAGATCCTTGGcccctcatcctcatcctcctccacaatccgcaccaccaccgcgCGTCAGCCATGGATCCGGCGAAAGGCGTCATGATGATGACGAGTGTCCTGTGGCGTTTGAACCAACTCGCCGACACACCGGGGCCGACGTGGGAAAGCATCTACTGCTCTAGGAAGGTGGCCTACGGATGTGGGAGGCACGGCCACAAGGTTGTGCAAGGCATCACGCTCTTCCGGCGCCTCCCCTACCACCAGGATGTCACCTGTTCCATGACCATCCGCCTGAGCGCCGAGGCCATCGGAAATTCGGAATCGTCAAAGCGGGTCTCGGCCTCGGCTCCCGCAGCGCGCTCCAGGGCCAGGGCTTCGTCAAGGCCGCCAGCGAGGGActcctcgtcctcgccgtcCGCTTCAGCGTCGACGACCCCAGCGATCGCGGATACTACCTCGTCTACGACTCCACCGACGCGTCGCTCTACATGACCCCCTGCCTGCCGAGTCGCCTCGTGTGCTCCTACACGTCGGCGCCCGTCCCCCGGCGCATCGACGGCGGCGGATCCGAGCCCCAGCTGGTCCTCATGGCGCATCCGTACCGGTCCTGTGACCCCGACGACGAGGACTTCCTCTGCCTAGAGGTGGTAAAGGGCCATAATTTTTTGCCTCGATAATCTAAGGGTTGGGCCCTAAAAAAatcgggctctaatcttatttagttttgagctaaaaaaattaaagaccAACTAGGATTGTGAAGAGAGTATTAGGGCCataatccattaccacccctacctctGCCCGTGCACTCCGGCGGCTCGGTCGCCGGGCATCACCGACCGGCCGTGGGATATAAAGGCGCTGTGCTTCCCTCATCTTTCTGGCTCCTTCATCGTGCAGGTGACGTTCTCGTTCCAAGGCAAGGTCTTCTGGGCCGATCTCTCGCGAGGCCTCGCGTACTGCGACCTGCGCGCTGCTACAAACTCCGCCGTGCAGTTTGACTTCATCAACTTGCCCTATGGGTATGAGATTCATCTTGATGACTTTCCTGAGGATGGCTCGTTGGAGCCGCCCGCGATGGACCGTACCATTGGCTGCATTGCGGGCCGCATCAGATTCATCTGCATTGACCGACCCTGGGGACATTCTGGCAATGCGATGTTGAGGTTTTGGACTCTTGACCTGGGTCGCAAGAAGTGGCAAGCCGAGGAGGGTTTACTCTGGAAAGAGCTCTGGGAGCAGATCGACTTCATGGGCAGCGCAAGGTTTTGGGATGTGGAGCCCCGGTACCCAGTGCTGATGCCGGATGATACCCTCTGCCTCGTGCTGCAAGACATGCGCCGCAGGAGAGGGTGGTCTCCTGTGGACAGTGTGGAGGTTGATCGCATCTGCCGCTTTGACATTTTCAGCAAGACCCCCGTGTGGCATGGAAATGTTGGCCATCTCATGCGGCCTGTTATTTTACCTGGCGATTTGTTCACCAAGTGCTATCCTCCTCCTGATCCACGCCGCAAGAGCCAGCTGCTAGGACGCAAGAGGAAGCTGCAAAGCATCGTGGCAAGCGGAAGCTACAAAGCCTCGTGAGGCAGACGCGCGCCGAGGTTCAGTACTGCGTTCTCAGGTTGTCATAGCCGCACTATACTGAATTTTGTGCATTATTTTTCTTGTCTTTATTGTTCTCATACACACTAGCTACCATGTGAAATGTTCCTAGCTACTTACTGAATTTGTTCATTATTAACTGTTTGTCTTGATTTTCTGTTACACTAGCCAAAATAGCATTTCTAGCACAACCATAGCTGGTTTAACTTATACATTCTTTTATTTAGCAGTGAGGATGAATTgaagtcgggggggggggggggggggggggggggcatgctGAAAGGTACCAAGCCAAGGGTTGTGCATCTTCTTCTACTGTATCTGGTGCCATCTGTATTCTTTTGGCGAGGCTGCTTACTTGTTGGGGATTATGTTTCAAGTGCCAAAGCATGGTTCGGGGCACTGAAACCCTGCGGCCATCAGTGCTTATGACTTGACTTTGTCCTTAAATTTATCGTAGCCTATTTATGCTTGTTTCTGAATCTCATGTGGTTGCGAGACATGACTTTACCTGCTTAAGTCCTGGTCTATTGAAACCATATCTATGTGCCTGGCCTGATTATATGCTCATCCATCCTCTGCTCTCGTGTGTTATTTGTTCGGGTGTTTAGGTCCTTTAGGATAGGAGAAGCTAGAACATTTTCTTTTAGTGCTTGTTCAGTTAATCCATTCCCTATGGATATTGGAGAGGAATTGGATGGGGGAAGGGTTTATCAAAGGGTCGATACTTGCACCATTTAGAAAAGGGTTCTAGTTACGAAATATGTTTCTTTGCTTCTTTTCTGGCTTTGGGTGCTTCCGATAGGTTGGGCCGGCAGCACCATCCCAAATTGATTATTTAGCTTGTCGTTGATGATTTGGATACAGCAACATATGTTGTTGCAGGATAGAGCCACCATTTGTTCTCTacttgtttctttttcttttttttgatgaaacatTTGTTCTCTACTTGTTGCGGGGCTTCTTGTAGAGGTGCTATCTACTCTGTACGTTCGATTGCCTGTATTCCAGGCTATATGGCAATGGGCGCCTTGCTGCATTGGCTATTCTTTGATGACTTGTAATCTTTTTCAGAGGATGTTGTTTGCCTTTTGACTTGAAAGAGCGTGTCATGTTTTCTGCTCATAAGTGGGGTGGAAAATCTGACCCCTAGCATAAACCTTTTCTTCCTTTCAGTCAAACTATGCGCTACTGCTTGGCTCATTGTTT from Panicum virgatum strain AP13 chromosome 9K, P.virgatum_v5, whole genome shotgun sequence encodes:
- the LOC120650588 gene encoding uncharacterized protein LOC120650588 isoform X1 encodes the protein MDPAKGVMVMRSVLWRLNQLADAPGPMWESIYCSRKVAYGCGRHGQKVVEGITLFRSLPDHQDVTSSMTIRLSAEAIGIVKADLGLGSRSALQPQGFVQAASEGLLVLAVNFSVHNPSNRGYYLVYDSTDASLYMTPCLPTRLVCSYTPAPVPRRIDGGGSEPQLVLLAHPYRSCHPDDEDLLCLCTPAARSPGITDRLWDIKALCFPHLHLPGSFNVQVTFSFQGKVFWADLSRGLAYCELRAATNSAVQFDFINLPYGYEIHLDDLPEDGSMEPPEMDRTIGCIGGCIKFICIDRPRGRSGNWMLRFWTLDLGRKKWQAEEGLLWKELWEQIDFMGSARLWDVEPRYPVLMPDDTLCLVLEDMRHRRVWSPVDSVEVDRICRFDIFSKTPVWHGKVGHYSIWPVMLPGDFFTKCYPPSDPRKSQLLGRKRKLQSIVASGSCKAS
- the LOC120650588 gene encoding uncharacterized protein LOC120650588 isoform X2; protein product: MDPAKGVMVMRSVLWRLNQLADAPGPMWESIYCSRKVAYGCGRHGQKVVEGITLFRSLPDHQDVTSSMTIRLSAEAIGIVKADLGLGSRSALQPQGFVQAASEGLLVLAVNFSVHNPSNRGYYLVYDSTDASLYMTPCLPTRLVCSYTPAPVPRRIDGGGSEPQLVLLAHPYRSCHPDDEDLLCLCTPAARSPGITDRLWDIKALCFPHLHLPGSFNVQVTFSFQGKVFWADLSRGLAYCDLRAATNSAVQFDFINLPYGYEIHLDDFPEDGSLEPPAMDRTIGCIAGRIRFICIDRPWGHSGNAMLRFWTLDLGRKKWQAEEGLLWKELWEQIDFMGSARFWDVEPRYPVLMPDDTLCLVLQDMRRRRGWSPVDSVEVDRICRFDIFSKTPVWHGNVGHLMRPVILPGDLFTKCYPPPDPRRKSQLLGRKRKLQSIVASGSYKAS